DNA from Cupriavidus necator N-1:
GAAGTCGCCGGTTGCATTCGTCGTCGTGGTCTTGTTGCTGCAATCGAGGAAGGTGACCGTCGCGCCAGACAGGTAGAAGTCCACCGCCTTGCCGCTCACGGTGACAGAAGGCTGGGACGGCGTCGGCGAATCGTCGCCGCCACCGCAGGCAACAAGCGTTGCCGCGGCGGCAGCCATGATGCCGAGGGTGAAGATGTTCCGGGTTTTGGTTTGCACGCTTCTCTCTCCTGAGATCGATACTTCGGTACGTCGATACATTGGTGGGGAAATCCTGCGACGGAATACTGCCGCGCACAGTCTCCGGCGCCCTACGCTGCCCTGTCGTGCCACGCTTCGGCTCGCAAGCGGAGTTTTTGCTGCAGCAGCTTGCAGATCGCGCCAGCACACAGATAAACAAATCCCCTAATCGGTGTCACCCCTACTTGGCGGGGGATAGCCTGTCCTTGCGCGCAGCCACGTAAGCCGCACTGCGGCATTGCCGACGCACGCTCGCCGTGACTCACTACACCCTCGCTAACAGGCGTCTGCACCAGAGCAGAGCGCAGGAAAATCGCCCGGTCTCAGCCAGCCGGCAATGTACTGCCCCATCGCGTCAAGCAACACGTCAGACGTCAGTCCCGCTGCGCCGGCCAGTGCCGGGCAGATGATCCACGTGGTGCCGTCGTGCTCGAGCACGCGCAAGGTCTTGGGCAAGTCAGCCGGTTGCAGGATGTGGTCGGCGCCGCGCACATTCCCGAGCGCGAACGCCTGCACGAAATCGTCGGCGTGGCGCTCGCCCAGGCATACCACCACCTTTGGCTTCCAGAGCCTGCGGATCCTGTCGATGAAGGCGAAGCGCTGACCTTCGCGGCAAAGCTCGAGGTAACGCTGCCTGGGCACAAGCTCCGGCTGGCCGCGGAATGCCGTCGACCACGGTGTCTGGTTAATCAGCCGCGCTGGCAGCGGAAACAGGCTGAGCTTGAACTCCGCGCCGTGCGGCGCGTACAGATGATGTTCGAAGTAATGCTTCCAGTCCCGCTCGCCCAGGGGCGTGTTGAAGAAATGTGCGCGCGTTGCGGCCATGATTCTTGCAATCTTCTGGTGCGACTGCCAGCGCTCCATGTGGTCGCGGTGCTTGTGGCGGTACGCAGCGTCCCACGCACTGGCTTGCGCGTGCGGAACCAGCGGCGCCACCATCGACTCCGCTCTCGGATGCGGTGAACTGTCACAAAACCATACTGGCGCGTCCGGATTTCCCCCTTCCATCCCTACATACGACGCGAAATATTCTTCGAGCTGTTCACGCGTAAATACTGTATTCGGTTCTGTTTTCATGCCTCTACCGCGTGGGTGAGTAAAGGATGCCAAAAGGCTGAGCCCCCGCTCAGCGATTTGTTGCACCACACAAACTAGGCAGCGGCCGGATTCTGCGCGCGAATCAGCGTGTTTTCTCCCCCCATTCGAGGGATACGTTGTCATCTCGTTTCCCTTCGTAAGCGGGGTAACGTTCAACGCAATATCACGGCAATTACGCGCGCGAGGCCTCAATAAACTCGTAGCAAGTCAAGCTACAAGCGTGCCCGCCTGTCATCCGTACGTCGTGCCTTTCGGTTAAAGTAGCCCTCGTGTGCCAATCTTCTGTACCGTCTGGTAACAGCCAGCAAGCTTCGCGCCATCAATCGTGTCAAACGTCACTGCCCCATCGCGCCACGCTGCCCACCTCATGCGCGGCGAACCCGAACGCTTGCCGCACAGCCACTTCGAGGTAGGTGCCGATGGATCGCAGGCCGCCAGAGGTCAGATACTTGCGTGGCGACAACGCGTTGGGCACGTCATGGACCTGGAAGTCACGCGCGACAGCCTCCTTGCGCCCTTCCACGCAGCCATCGACCGCTACCTGATCGCGGACATGTCTTTCACGGACTGCCGCTGTGACGGCGTCAGGCTGCAACGCAGCCTCGCGCGTATCTCGACTGACTTGGCACGGCATCACGCGATACAGGTCTTCGTCGAAGGCAGCGCCGGCGTGGTGGCGGGCGAGCGCCGCAATCCACAGCCGCGCCACGGAGGTATTCTGCTGACGGACCTTGGGCAGCCGATTGAGATGCGGCGCGAGGCAACACGCGCGCTCTCATTCTTCGTCCCGCGCATCACGATGGAAGCAATTTTCATGGAAGCCGAGGCCGCGCATGGACGTATCGTGGAGACCGACACACCGCTGAGCCGACTGGCCGTCGCACACGCCGTCGCGCTCAGTCGCGATCTGCCAACCATGACACCCGAGGCCGCCGTGCACGCCATGCACACCGGAGTGGAGCTGCTGGTCGGGGCCCTGCGGCGAGGCGTGGGCCTGGACGGCAGCACTCGCGCCGCGGTGCGCAGCGCCGTACTGGCACGCGCCCGTCGGCTGATAGACGCCGATCCCGGCCAGGCCGGACTGTCGCCCACCAGGCTGCTGTCAAAGCTGGAAATCTCGCGAGCCACCCTTTACCGCTTGTTCGAACCCGAAGGCGGCGTGCAAGCCTATATCCGCAAGAGCCGTCTGCGGGCTGCCGCGCAGGACCTGGTGCGCTACCCCCACCTGGCTGTCAACGACATCGCCTACGGGCTGGGCTTCAACAGCCCGTCCGACTTTACGCGCGCATTCCGCCGCACCCTCGGCATGTCACCGCGCGACCTGCGGGCCTACGCGACTGACGCCGGCAACCGTGCCTTCTGGCAAGCCGCGATCGCAGTCCAGGGCAAGGATTATCAGCAATGGATGCAGCGTCATGCCGCGTGATGACACCGCAGCCGCAGTGGCCAAACGGTGTCACACCGAGGCTTCGGGCTCTTCCTGTCGGTGCCGATCGGGCTCTTCTGGCCGTATCTGGAAATCGGCGATCGTCAGCCACTGGCTGATGAAGTGCCCCATTGCATTCAACAGGACGTCCGATCCCAGGCCGGCAGCGCCGGCCACCGCCGGGCAGATAACCAGGCGCGTGCCCTGGTCCTGGTAGACGCGCAGTACCCGTGCCTGGTCAGCAGGCTTCAGGACATGCTCGGTGTATGGCTGGCCGCGCATGCCGAACGCGTGCAAGTAGTCATCCTCGTGACGCTCGCCCAGGCAGATCACCACCTTGGGGCGCTGGCGCCGGCGCAATGCCTCGATGAAGCGGAAGCGTCCGCCATTGCGGCACAGTGACAGGTAGTTGACCTTGGGATTGAGTTCGGGTTGCTGACCATACAGCCGCTTCCAGGGCAGCCCGTTGTCCGCGCGAGTCGGCAGCGGAAACAGGCTTAGCTTGAATTCCCAGCCGCGCGCACGGTAGAGATACTCGGCAAGATAGCGCTGCCAGCTGCAGTTATCGCGCCGGGCGAACAACACCATTTCCCAGGCCGCCGACATGATGCGCGCGATGCGCTGGTGCGTCTGCCACCTTGCCATATGGTGTGCGTGAGCGACACGAAAGTGCGCGTCCCAGGCGTTCGGCACTCGCTGCGGAGCCAGCGGCGCCGCCAGCGGCAAGCCCACCGTGGTGGCCACTTGATCGCAAATCCAGACCGCTGCCGCCGGGTTGCCTCCCTCCATGCCCACGAAGGAAGAAAAATAGGCGTCCAGCTCATCGCGGGTAAAAACGTTCCCTTTCATGTCTTGTTGCATCCTGCGGAAGATTGCCGTGACACCGGCTTGAGATCGGCACTACCGCGTTGCGCGCAATGCCGACGCAAGACTCTAGCCGTGGCGGCGCCTCGCACTTGACCATATGTCTCAAAACGGAAGAGAGCGACGTAAAGGTGCCACACAAACATCGCCCCACTTTCCCTTCTTACGCAGGGTACCGACGGGTCACGCTGCACCGCACTATTCGCACCAGAAACACGAAGCACACCGGCGCCACCAGCGCGCCGGCAGGAAGAGAGCGTTGCAGTTCCAGGGACGGCACTCAAGGATGCGGCCAGTGGCCGGTCACTAGCTGACCGCAGCCACGCCATGGAACCGACTGCCGCAAGGCAGTCCCGCACGACTCTGCTTTGTCTGCGCCAAGAGCATGCACACCAAGATGCATGCCAGCGACGAGCCTGGCCGCCACTGTGCACGGCCTGCAAGTTCGGAGGAGAAAAAAGGGCATGGGCACTCGCTTGAGCGCCCATTACGCGAACGCTTCGGGGGAAGCAATGGGTGTCTATCGCGATATGTTTGCCAGGCATCACGATCAGCTCGCGCTGATGGTGCGCCTGCTCGACGCCGGCGCCATCTGGCTTGCGGCAATACTGGCCAGCGAAGTTCGCTTTGCCAGCGCGCACGCGCCGATCCACCTGTTCGTGCAGTATTTCGGCTGCGCGATCGCCTTCATCGTGTTGCCCGGGTTCGACCTCTACAGCTCATGGCGTGGCCGTAGCCTGTTCTCGCTCGCCACGCGCCTGCTCTCCGCCTGGAGCCTGGTCTGGCTGATCAGCATTCTGCTGACCTACCTGCTGCACCAGGCCGACTCCCTCTCCCGCTTGTGGATGGTTTACTGGTACGCCTTCTCGCTGGCCGGCCTGCTGGGCCTGCGCGTGGCCAGCCGCGTCGTGCTCAACCTGTTGCGCGTCACCGGCGCTAACAGCAAGCGCGTGCTTATCGTTGGGTATGGCCGTACCGGACAGGAGATGTACCGCCGCGCGACCGCCAGCCACGCCACCGGATTCAAGATCAGCGGCATCTACGCCCCCGAAGGCGAGCCCACTCCGGAAGGACGCCGGCGCATCACCGATAGCGCCCAAATCCCCGAGTTCGCACGCGACCAAGGGATCGATGAGATCTGGCTCACCCTGCCGATGAGCGAGTTCCGCCTGATGCAGGAGATCAACTTCTCCCTGCGCAATGACTTCATCGACATCAAGTGGATGCCGAGCGTGCTCGACTTCGACCTGCTCAACCACAACGTCGGCAACTTCCTCGGCATGCCCGCGGTGGAAATGAACAGACCGCCCGCGCTCGGCGTACGCGGCACGATCAAGGCCATCTTCGACCGAACCTTTGCCGCGCTCGTCCTCATCGCCCTGTCGCCGCTGTTCCTGATCATTGGCCTCCTGATCAAGCGCGACTCCCCGGGCCCCGTCTTCTTCAAGCAGGAGCGCCTCGGGATGGATGGCCGCGTGATCCATGTCTACAAGTTCCGCAGCATGAAGGTTCATGCGGAGCATGGCAGCGTGACACAAGCCACCAAAGGCGACAGCCGCATCACGCCGATCGGCGCCTTCCTGCGCCGCACCAGCCTGGATGAGCTGCCGCAGTTTATCAATGTGCTCAGGGGCGAAATGAGCGTGGTTGGCCCGAGGCCGCATGCCATGGCGCATAACAATATGTACAAAGAGCAGTTGGACTTCTACATGATGCGTCACCGCGTCAAGCCCGGCATCACGGGCTGGGCCCAGATCAACGGCTACCGCGGCGAGACCGACACCCTGGACAAGATGGCCAAGCGGGTGGAGCACGACATCTTTTATATCCGGAACTGGTCGTTCTGGATGGATGTGAGGATTATTTTCTGGACGGCGTTCAAGGGGTGGACGGGGCGGAATGCGTATTGAACCGACGCGCCCGGGCGAGAGCGCCGCAACGCTGCTCTCCCCACGGGGCAGGCTCTGGCTCACCGTCGCCGCCTTGTTTTGCCTGACCATGCTGGTGGTGGGCAACCTCCCCGGCAACGCGCAGGGGCTCAACCGGGCCTTTGGCGACAAGGTGATGCAGCTTGGCGCCTATGCCTGCCTGAGCTGGGCGATCTTCCTGTCCCTCTCCCGATACCGGGCCGCCATCACGCTGGCCAGCATTGCCCTGCTGGGCGGCATGGATGAACTGATTCAATCGTTGTTTTCGTACCGCTCGTCCGACCTTTCAGACCTGCTGACCGATCTGCTGGCGGCCGCCCTCGCCATTGGCGCCGTCACAGTGGCATCCGCCTTAATTGCCCGTAAGACGGTGAGCCGCCAAGGCACCGGGCCGGAGTTGCCTGCCAGCGAAAAACCGCCTCCATCCCTCGAACCTTCCGTAGATCCTGGCCATGATCCTCACGCTTATCGGGACATTACTCACATGAAGATCCTCATGTACTGCATCAACTACGCGCCCGAACTGACCGGTATTGGCAAATACACGTCGGAACAGGCCGAATGGCTGGTGGCGCAGGGGCATGAGGTGCGAGTCATCACCGCACCGCCTTACTATCCCGAATGGAGAATTGCCGAAGGCTTTAGCGCGTCTTCGTATACCCGGGAAATGCGCAACGGCGTCACGGTGCTGCGCGCGCCCCTCTGGGTACCGCGCAAGCCCTCCGGGCTCAAGCGCCTGGTTCACCTCGCAACCTTCGCCGCCAGTACCCTGCCCTTGCTCTTCTGGCAGGCGCGTTGGAAGCCCGATGCCGTCTTCGTTGTCGAACCTCCGCTGTTCTGCTCTCCGGCGACCCTGCTCTTCGGCAAGGTGTTCGGGAGCAAAACCTGGCTGCATATCCAGGACTTTGAAGTCGACGCGGCCTTCGCTCTGGGCCTGCTGAAGAGCAAGCGCGCACGACAACTTGTAGAGCGGGTCGAACGTTGGCTGGTGCGCAAATTCGACCGCGTGTCGACGATTTCGCAAGCCATGAAACGTCTTGCGCAAGCTAAGGGCGTCGACGCAAACCGGCTGGTCCATTTTCCCAACTGGGTCGATGTCGCATCCATCCATCCGGGCGTGGATGGTCAAGGCATTCGAGAGGCACTCGGAATCCCGAAAAACGCGATTGTCGCGCTCTACTCGGGAAACATGGGGCGAAAGCAAGGCCTGGAAATGCTTGGCGAAGCCGCCGGCATCCTCCGCCACTCGGAAAAGGTCCACTTCATAATCTGTGGCCATGGGCCGGGCAAGGCCGAACTGGAGAAGGCATGCGAGCAACTTCCCCGCACTCACTTCCTGCCCCTGCA
Protein-coding regions in this window:
- a CDS encoding helix-turn-helix domain-containing protein → MDLEVTRDSLLAPFHAAIDRYLIADMSFTDCRCDGVRLQRSLARISTDLARHHAIQVFVEGSAGVVAGERRNPQPRHGGILLTDLGQPIEMRREATRALSFFVPRITMEAIFMEAEAAHGRIVETDTPLSRLAVAHAVALSRDLPTMTPEAAVHAMHTGVELLVGALRRGVGLDGSTRAAVRSAVLARARRLIDADPGQAGLSPTRLLSKLEISRATLYRLFEPEGGVQAYIRKSRLRAAAQDLVRYPHLAVNDIAYGLGFNSPSDFTRAFRRTLGMSPRDLRAYATDAGNRAFWQAAIAVQGKDYQQWMQRHAA
- a CDS encoding undecaprenyl-phosphate glucose phosphotransferase codes for the protein MFARHHDQLALMVRLLDAGAIWLAAILASEVRFASAHAPIHLFVQYFGCAIAFIVLPGFDLYSSWRGRSLFSLATRLLSAWSLVWLISILLTYLLHQADSLSRLWMVYWYAFSLAGLLGLRVASRVVLNLLRVTGANSKRVLIVGYGRTGQEMYRRATASHATGFKISGIYAPEGEPTPEGRRRITDSAQIPEFARDQGIDEIWLTLPMSEFRLMQEINFSLRNDFIDIKWMPSVLDFDLLNHNVGNFLGMPAVEMNRPPALGVRGTIKAIFDRTFAALVLIALSPLFLIIGLLIKRDSPGPVFFKQERLGMDGRVIHVYKFRSMKVHAEHGSVTQATKGDSRITPIGAFLRRTSLDELPQFINVLRGEMSVVGPRPHAMAHNNMYKEQLDFYMMRHRVKPGITGWAQINGYRGETDTLDKMAKRVEHDIFYIRNWSFWMDVRIIFWTAFKGWTGRNAY
- a CDS encoding glycosyltransferase WbuB — its product is MKILMYCINYAPELTGIGKYTSEQAEWLVAQGHEVRVITAPPYYPEWRIAEGFSASSYTREMRNGVTVLRAPLWVPRKPSGLKRLVHLATFAASTLPLLFWQARWKPDAVFVVEPPLFCSPATLLFGKVFGSKTWLHIQDFEVDAAFALGLLKSKRARQLVERVERWLVRKFDRVSTISQAMKRLAQAKGVDANRLVHFPNWVDVASIHPGVDGQGIREALGIPKNAIVALYSGNMGRKQGLEMLGEAAGILRHSEKVHFIICGHGPGKAELEKACEQLPRTHFLPLQPVERLPLLLASADIHLLPQRADAADLVMPSKLTGMLASGKAIVATAGNDTEVAHVVKGRGIVVAPGNSLALATAIQTLADNDALRTTYGAAARQYAETNLALDSLLACFEESLTAAIHEGAVSGRPAARRS